One Gadus morhua chromosome 1, gadMor3.0, whole genome shotgun sequence DNA segment encodes these proteins:
- the rnf223 gene encoding RING finger protein 223, which translates to MDQPQQVWSTQLDPGPGEAGPSGGAPGEGDGDSRASVCSQPECSICFNTYDNVFKTPKLLDCTHTFCLECLSRLMAVTGTPDQDQGAGGGADGSAVPAPGQLSCPFCRQHTTLSELGPPALATSREVLCKLPRHQQQEEPVWLEGEKLCYKSPDPDAGGAQSAGRAPSSSFCICIDIGANKAAEAAAAPGQRRRSPGVFERLTDWKRLLVFVLLTLVLVVVVLWPLQCILTTGNMHCKTIKPVDGNTPSPTTTPALALSSFGYTTAASDR; encoded by the coding sequence ATGGACCAGCCACAGCAGGTGTGGAGCACCCAGCTGGACCCGGGCCCCGGCGAGGCGGGCCCCAGCGGGGGGGCCCCCGGCGAGGGCGACGGCGACAGCCGTGCCTCGGTGTGCAGCCAGCCCGAGTGCTCCATCTGCTTCAACACCTACGACAACGTGTTCAAGACCCCCAAGCTGCTGGACTGCACCCACACCTTCTGCCTGGAGTGCCTCTCCCGCCTCATGGCCGTGACGGGCACCCCTGACCAGGACCAGggcgccgggggcggggccgacggGAGCGCCGTCCCCGCCCCCGGGCAGCTCTCGTGCCCCTTCTGCCGCCAGCACACCACGCTGTCGGAGCTGGGGCCCCCGGCGCTGGCCACCAGCAGGGAGGTGCTGTGCAAGCTGCCGCGCCACCAGCAGCAAGAGGAGCCCGTGTGGCTGGAGGGCGAGAAGCTGTGCTACAAGAGCCCGGACCCGGACGCCGGCGGCGCCCAGAGCGCCGGccgcgccccctcctcctccttctgcatcTGCATCGACATCGGCGCCAACAAGGCggccgaggcggcggcggcgccgggcCAGCGGCGCCGGAGCCCGGGGGTGTTCGAGCGCCTGACCGACTGGAAGCGGCTGCTGGTGTTCGTGCTGCTGacgctggtgctggtggtggtggtgctgtggccGCTTCAGTGCATCCTCACCACCGGCAACATGCACTGTAAGACCATCAAGCCCGTTGACGGCaacacccccagccccaccaccaccccagcccTGGCCCTCAGCTCCTTCGGCTACACGACCGCCGCGTCCGACCGCTGA